From a region of the Rhodococcus sp. 4CII genome:
- the rsmI gene encoding 16S rRNA (cytidine(1402)-2'-O)-methyltransferase: MTGRLVLAATPMGDVGDASPRLRTALETADVVAAEDTRRTKALASALDVTITGKVVSFYDQVETARLPALVADVASGKTVLLVTDAGMPSVSDPGYRLVSACVAEDLAVTCLPGPSAVTTALALSGLPVERFCFDGFPPRKQGQRKTWLQALVAEQRACVFFEAPHRLADCLADAAEVLGGTRRAAVCRELTKTYEEVRRGTLAELAEWAAEGVRGEITVVVEGATLVASDPADLVDEVERLVADGTRLKDACALVATTGVSKRELYETVLASRKD, encoded by the coding sequence ATGACTGGTCGCCTAGTGCTCGCCGCAACACCGATGGGGGACGTGGGTGACGCCTCGCCGCGGCTGCGTACGGCGCTGGAAACAGCGGACGTCGTCGCAGCCGAGGACACCCGCCGCACCAAGGCCCTCGCCTCCGCGCTCGACGTGACGATTACCGGGAAGGTCGTCAGCTTCTACGACCAGGTCGAGACGGCCCGGCTGCCCGCGCTCGTCGCCGACGTCGCGTCCGGCAAGACCGTTCTCCTCGTCACCGACGCCGGTATGCCGTCCGTGAGCGACCCCGGGTACCGGCTGGTGTCCGCGTGCGTGGCCGAGGATCTGGCGGTGACCTGCCTTCCCGGACCGTCGGCGGTGACGACGGCACTCGCCCTGTCCGGGCTGCCCGTCGAGCGGTTCTGCTTCGACGGCTTCCCGCCCCGGAAACAGGGGCAGCGCAAGACGTGGCTGCAGGCGTTGGTAGCCGAGCAGCGCGCCTGCGTGTTCTTCGAGGCGCCGCACCGGCTCGCCGACTGCCTGGCGGACGCGGCCGAAGTGCTCGGCGGCACCCGGCGCGCCGCCGTCTGCCGGGAACTGACCAAGACGTACGAGGAGGTCCGCCGCGGCACCCTCGCCGAACTCGCCGAGTGGGCCGCCGAAGGTGTCCGCGGCGAGATCACGGTGGTCGTGGAGGGTGCCACTCTCGTCGCGTCCGACCCCGCCGATCTGGTCGACGAGGTGGAGCGACTCGTCGCGGACGGCACCCGGCTCAAGGATGCGTGCGCGCTCGTCGCCACCACCGGCGTCTCGAAGCGGGAACTCTACGAAACGGTGCTGGCGTCCCGGAAGGACTAG
- a CDS encoding dolichyl-phosphate-mannose--protein mannosyltransferase yields MLTDERPTPSARQPSVIGPAPLVPPPDFGPVDRARGWVVTLFVTAIAAITRFTMLGYPTDAGTPVFDEKHYAPQGWQVLTGGWLEDNPGYGLVVHPPVGKQLIAMGEAIFGYNGWGWRFASAVAGTIMILLVIRIVRRLTRSTLIGGLAGILLVADGVTFVSSRLGMLDIFLALFAVAALGCLIVDRDQVRERMARVYDEGRIGDSDWGPRLGVRWWRFGAGIMLGLACGTKWSGVYFIVFFGLLSVAFDVSARRAYGVRRPWLGAGVRDVGPALYALVVVPLFVYLASYWAWFASETGVDRHAVGNEIGTDGTWSFVPGALRSLWYYSGNVLDFHSGLTNSAGNHHPWESKPWTWPMGLRPMLYYFAEGDHVTGCGASSCVKAVMLIGTPAMWWLALPMLGWALWQSVVRKDWRYAAVLTAYGAAFLPWLTTLDRQMYYFYAVALAPFMVMGFALVLGDVLGSAKASFERRTTGLLAVCLYVGLVVANFIWLWPILTAVPITPETWQHQLWLPSWR; encoded by the coding sequence ATGCTGACGGACGAGCGACCGACGCCCTCCGCACGACAGCCGTCCGTGATCGGTCCGGCACCGCTCGTGCCGCCTCCCGACTTCGGTCCCGTCGACCGCGCCCGCGGCTGGGTAGTGACGTTGTTCGTCACGGCGATCGCGGCGATCACCCGGTTCACGATGCTCGGTTACCCGACCGACGCGGGCACCCCGGTGTTCGACGAGAAGCATTACGCTCCGCAGGGCTGGCAGGTCCTCACCGGCGGCTGGCTCGAGGACAATCCCGGCTACGGGCTGGTGGTGCATCCTCCGGTCGGCAAGCAGTTGATCGCGATGGGCGAAGCGATCTTCGGGTACAACGGCTGGGGCTGGCGGTTCGCGTCCGCCGTGGCCGGGACGATCATGATCCTGCTGGTGATCCGGATCGTTCGCCGGCTCACCCGGTCGACGCTGATCGGCGGTCTCGCGGGCATCTTGCTGGTGGCGGACGGAGTCACGTTCGTCTCGTCCAGGCTGGGCATGCTCGACATCTTCCTGGCGTTGTTCGCCGTGGCCGCCCTCGGTTGCCTGATCGTGGATCGCGACCAGGTCCGCGAGCGGATGGCCCGTGTGTACGACGAGGGTCGGATCGGCGACAGCGACTGGGGTCCGCGGCTCGGGGTGCGCTGGTGGCGGTTCGGTGCCGGGATCATGCTGGGTCTGGCGTGCGGAACCAAATGGTCGGGCGTCTACTTCATCGTGTTCTTCGGGCTTCTCAGCGTCGCATTCGACGTGTCGGCGCGGCGCGCCTACGGGGTGCGTCGCCCGTGGCTGGGCGCCGGGGTTCGCGACGTCGGACCCGCGCTCTACGCGCTCGTCGTCGTGCCGCTGTTCGTGTACCTCGCCAGCTATTGGGCATGGTTCGCCAGCGAGACCGGCGTGGACCGGCATGCCGTCGGCAACGAGATCGGAACGGACGGCACCTGGTCGTTCGTGCCGGGGGCGCTGCGGTCGCTGTGGTACTACAGCGGCAACGTCCTCGATTTCCACTCGGGTCTCACCAATTCGGCGGGCAACCATCACCCGTGGGAGTCGAAGCCGTGGACGTGGCCGATGGGCCTGCGCCCTATGCTGTACTACTTCGCCGAGGGTGATCACGTCACCGGTTGTGGGGCGTCGAGTTGCGTCAAGGCAGTCATGCTCATCGGCACACCGGCCATGTGGTGGCTGGCGCTGCCGATGCTGGGGTGGGCGCTGTGGCAGTCGGTGGTGCGGAAGGACTGGCGCTACGCCGCCGTCCTCACCGCGTACGGTGCGGCGTTCCTGCCGTGGCTGACCACCCTGGACCGTCAGATGTACTACTTCTATGCGGTGGCGCTGGCGCCATTCATGGTGATGGGTTTCGCGCTGGTCCTCGGCGACGTCCTGGGCAGCGCGAAGGCGTCGTTCGAGCGCCGAACCACCGGTCTGCTCGCCGTCTGCCTGTACGTGGGTCTGGTGGTGGCCAACTTCATCTGGCTGTGGCCGATCCTCACGGCCGTCCCCATCACCCCGGAGACGTGGCAGCACCAACTGTGGCTTCCCAGCTGGCGGTGA
- a CDS encoding BCCT family transporter produces MATNTDLPDQDSGSADPAVGGGLKRVGVRTDYVVFSVAAAAVSAIVVWGLLAPDNLDTTTGKALDWLVTDMGWLFVLSASGFVLFSLWLAFSKFGHIPLGKDGEKPEFRTVSWIAMMFSAGMGIGLMFFGVAEPLAHYVTPPPGSSGGIGTAMATTMFHWSLHPWAMYAVVGLSIAYGSYRKGRKQLFSSAFIPLLGRRAEGPIGKFIDVLAIFATLFGTAASLGLGALQIGSGFQVVGWMSQVSTFLLVAIVALLTLAFVASAVSGVAKGIQWLSNTNMVLAVVLALFVFVVGPTVLILNLLPTTIGAYAAQLAQMSARTGASSDPATGEWLSSWTIFYWAWWISWTPFVGMFLARISRGRTVRQFVIGVIVVPSAVSLVWFAIFGGAGIAQQRDGIDLAGQDTQEGQLFGMLDHLPLTGISTVLVMILVGIFFVSGADAASMVMGTLSQRGSLEPQRWVVVFWGVLTGGVAALILWTGGDTALDGLQTMTIIAAAPFVLVMIGLCFSLYKDLSRDQLIVDGREMRKEMRRVAAKRRRDRISSR; encoded by the coding sequence ATGGCAACGAATACTGATCTGCCTGATCAAGATTCCGGGAGCGCTGACCCGGCGGTCGGCGGAGGGCTCAAACGGGTCGGTGTGCGCACCGATTACGTCGTGTTCTCCGTCGCCGCCGCAGCGGTCTCGGCAATCGTCGTCTGGGGGCTTCTGGCCCCCGACAATCTCGACACCACGACCGGTAAGGCGCTCGATTGGCTGGTCACCGACATGGGCTGGTTGTTCGTCCTGTCGGCGTCCGGGTTCGTCCTCTTTTCACTGTGGCTCGCGTTCAGCAAGTTCGGTCACATTCCGCTCGGCAAGGACGGCGAGAAGCCCGAATTCCGCACGGTGAGTTGGATCGCGATGATGTTCAGCGCCGGAATGGGCATCGGACTGATGTTCTTCGGGGTCGCCGAACCGCTCGCGCATTACGTGACACCTCCGCCGGGTTCGAGCGGTGGCATCGGAACTGCCATGGCCACCACCATGTTCCACTGGAGCCTGCACCCCTGGGCGATGTACGCGGTGGTCGGACTGTCGATCGCGTACGGCTCGTACCGCAAGGGCCGCAAGCAGCTGTTCAGCTCCGCGTTCATCCCGCTGCTCGGCCGCCGCGCGGAGGGGCCGATCGGCAAGTTCATCGACGTGCTCGCGATCTTCGCGACACTCTTCGGCACCGCCGCATCGCTGGGCCTCGGCGCTCTGCAGATCGGTTCCGGCTTCCAGGTCGTCGGATGGATGTCACAGGTCAGTACGTTCCTGCTGGTCGCCATCGTCGCCCTGCTGACGCTGGCCTTCGTCGCGTCCGCCGTGTCGGGCGTCGCAAAAGGTATCCAGTGGCTGTCGAACACCAACATGGTGCTCGCCGTCGTCCTGGCTCTGTTCGTGTTCGTGGTGGGCCCGACGGTCCTGATCCTCAACCTGCTGCCGACGACGATCGGCGCGTACGCCGCGCAACTCGCGCAGATGTCGGCCCGGACCGGAGCGTCGTCCGATCCGGCGACCGGTGAATGGCTGTCGTCGTGGACCATCTTCTACTGGGCGTGGTGGATCTCCTGGACCCCCTTCGTCGGCATGTTCCTGGCACGCATCAGCCGCGGCCGGACGGTCCGCCAGTTCGTGATCGGCGTGATCGTGGTGCCGAGCGCGGTGAGTCTCGTGTGGTTCGCGATCTTCGGTGGCGCGGGAATCGCCCAGCAGCGCGACGGAATCGACCTCGCCGGGCAGGACACCCAGGAGGGGCAGCTGTTCGGGATGCTCGACCACCTGCCGCTCACCGGAATCTCCACCGTCCTGGTGATGATCCTCGTCGGGATCTTCTTCGTCTCCGGCGCCGACGCGGCGTCGATGGTGATGGGCACCCTGTCGCAGCGTGGGTCGCTGGAACCGCAGCGCTGGGTCGTCGTGTTCTGGGGTGTGCTGACCGGTGGCGTGGCCGCGCTCATCCTGTGGACCGGTGGTGACACCGCACTCGACGGACTGCAGACGATGACGATCATCGCCGCGGCACCGTTCGTCCTCGTGATGATCGGGTTGTGCTTCTCGCTCTACAAGGACCTGTCCCGCGACCAGCTCATCGTCGACGGCCGGGAAATGCGGAAGGAGATGCGGAGAGTGGCGGCGAAGCGTCGTCGCGACCGGATCTCGTCCCGTTAG
- a CDS encoding DoxX family protein, which yields MASALFRDLALLIARIGLGVVFVAHGWQKFFDYGVKATQASFADMGVPLPDISAVAAATIELAGGFALIVGVATPIAGILLFLDMLGALILVHADKGVFVTNGGYELVVALGVGSLLLAVIGAGRLSIDGLLGRGSGWGKPPA from the coding sequence ATGGCTTCTGCACTCTTCCGCGACCTCGCACTGCTGATCGCACGAATCGGGCTCGGCGTGGTCTTCGTCGCGCACGGCTGGCAGAAGTTCTTCGACTACGGGGTGAAGGCCACCCAGGCGTCGTTCGCCGACATGGGTGTTCCGCTGCCGGACATTTCGGCTGTTGCGGCCGCCACTATCGAACTTGCGGGTGGATTTGCTCTCATCGTGGGCGTGGCCACACCGATCGCGGGAATCCTGCTGTTCCTCGACATGCTGGGCGCGCTGATTCTGGTGCATGCGGACAAGGGCGTCTTCGTCACGAACGGCGGGTACGAACTCGTCGTCGCGCTCGGCGTCGGGTCGCTACTCCTCGCTGTGATCGGCGCCGGACGGCTCAGCATCGACGGGCTTCTAGGAAGAGGCTCGGGATGGGGGAAACCCCCAGCTTAA
- a CDS encoding GntR family transcriptional regulator produces the protein MAPAVYIDIDPDSSTAPFDQLRLQIIEQVRSGQLIAGTKIPTVRALAVEVGLAPNTVAKAYRELGEQGVIETRGKQGTFIASGGDPIRAGAEKAATGYVQELRKLGVSDEQILGFVQSALRGAD, from the coding sequence GTGGCGCCGGCCGTGTACATCGACATCGATCCGGATTCGTCGACCGCCCCGTTCGACCAGTTGCGTTTGCAGATCATCGAGCAGGTCCGCAGCGGGCAGTTGATCGCGGGAACGAAGATCCCCACGGTCCGGGCGCTCGCCGTCGAGGTCGGTCTCGCTCCGAACACGGTCGCGAAGGCATACCGGGAACTCGGCGAGCAGGGTGTCATCGAAACCCGGGGCAAGCAGGGCACGTTCATCGCGAGCGGCGGTGACCCCATTCGCGCCGGGGCCGAGAAGGCCGCCACCGGCTACGTGCAGGAACTGCGGAAGCTGGGGGTGTCCGACGAGCAAATCCTCGGCTTCGTGCAATCCGCTCTCCGCGGCGCCGACTGA
- a CDS encoding NAD(P)H-binding protein, translating to MAEHIDATPRRIVIAGGHGKVARHLIKILTARGDRAVALIRNPDHEHAVAALGAEPVVIDLETASADDVAKTLVGADAAVFAAGAGPGSGVARKDTVDRGAAVLLADAAEKAGTRRFVQISSFGAGEPIPEGTDEVFAAYLVAKTAAEEDLRARTDLDWTIIRPGSLIDDDPTGHVTLAAPPLEHGTVPRADVAAVVAALLDHPNTVKKTLMLTSGPTPIDEAVAAV from the coding sequence ATGGCCGAGCACATTGACGCGACTCCGCGCCGCATCGTGATCGCGGGTGGACACGGGAAGGTCGCCCGTCACCTCATCAAGATCCTCACCGCGCGTGGAGACCGTGCGGTCGCGTTGATCCGTAACCCCGACCACGAGCACGCGGTGGCGGCGCTCGGCGCCGAACCGGTGGTGATCGATCTGGAGACGGCGAGCGCGGACGACGTGGCGAAGACGCTCGTGGGTGCGGACGCCGCGGTGTTCGCCGCCGGCGCCGGTCCGGGCAGCGGCGTCGCCCGCAAGGACACGGTCGACCGCGGCGCAGCGGTCCTCCTCGCCGACGCCGCTGAGAAGGCGGGTACGCGCCGATTCGTACAGATCAGCTCGTTCGGTGCGGGTGAGCCGATTCCCGAGGGCACCGACGAGGTGTTCGCCGCCTACCTCGTCGCGAAGACGGCCGCTGAGGAAGACCTGCGCGCCCGCACCGACCTCGACTGGACGATCATCCGTCCGGGCAGTCTGATCGACGACGACCCGACGGGCCACGTCACCCTCGCCGCGCCTCCTCTCGAACACGGCACCGTCCCGCGCGCCGACGTCGCCGCGGTCGTCGCGGCGCTCCTGGATCACCCGAACACGGTGAAGAAGACGCTCATGCTCACGTCCGGTCCCACGCCGATCGACGAGGCCGTCGCCGCGGTGTAA
- the arsC gene encoding arsenate reductase (glutaredoxin) (This arsenate reductase requires both glutathione and glutaredoxin to convert arsenate to arsenite, after which the efflux transporter formed by ArsA and ArsB can extrude the arsenite from the cell, providing resistance.) — MADMANTATIYHNQRCSTSRTVLGLIRDAGIEPTVVKYLETPPSRDGLRKLLDDAGLKPSEAIRKKEAVYKELGLAQASEDELLEAMVDNPILIERPIVVTDKGTVLARPATKVSDIL; from the coding sequence ATGGCCGATATGGCGAACACCGCGACCATCTACCACAACCAGCGCTGCAGCACGTCCCGCACCGTCCTCGGACTGATCCGGGACGCGGGCATCGAACCGACCGTCGTGAAGTACCTCGAGACTCCGCCCTCGCGGGACGGATTGCGCAAACTTCTCGACGACGCCGGGCTGAAGCCGAGCGAGGCGATCCGGAAGAAGGAGGCCGTCTACAAGGAACTGGGGCTCGCGCAGGCGTCCGAGGACGAACTGCTGGAAGCCATGGTGGACAATCCCATCCTCATCGAGCGGCCGATCGTCGTGACGGACAAGGGCACCGTCCTCGCCCGCCCGGCGACGAAGGTCAGCGACATCCTCTAG
- the arcA gene encoding arginine deiminase produces MNASGSAPLGANSEVGQLRAVLLHRPGDELKRLTPRNNDQLLFDGLPWVDRAQEEHDAFADLLRSRGVEVLLLSDLLSETLGASGAARIHGIGAAVDPRKLGHTLAQELAAHLRSVPAPELSTILTAGMTFDELPVAANTASLVRRMHHGGDFVIDPLPNLLFTRDSSFWIGPRVAITSLALPARVRETSLTDIIYAHHPRFRGARRAYESHTAPVEGGDVLLLAPGVVAVGVGERTTPAGAEALARSVFEDELAHTVLVVPIAQARASMHLDTVCTMVDHDAVVMYPVIQDTLSAFTIHREDKGVSIRGADPFLDAAAEAMGIGKLRVIDTGLDNVTAEREQWDDGNNTLALAPGVVVAYERNVETNARLEASGIEVLRIAGSELGSGRGGPRCMSCPVARDPL; encoded by the coding sequence ATGAACGCGTCCGGTTCTGCGCCGTTGGGGGCAAACTCCGAAGTCGGGCAGCTTCGTGCGGTCCTCCTGCACCGGCCCGGGGACGAACTGAAGCGACTGACGCCCCGCAACAACGACCAACTGCTCTTCGACGGACTGCCGTGGGTCGATCGCGCGCAGGAGGAGCACGACGCGTTCGCGGACCTGCTGCGTAGCCGCGGCGTCGAGGTCCTGCTGCTGTCCGACCTGCTCTCCGAGACACTCGGTGCCAGCGGCGCCGCCCGCATCCACGGTATCGGCGCGGCCGTGGACCCGCGCAAACTCGGGCACACCCTGGCGCAGGAACTGGCCGCCCACCTCCGCAGCGTCCCCGCGCCCGAACTGTCCACCATCCTTACCGCGGGCATGACCTTCGACGAACTCCCCGTCGCCGCCAACACGGCGTCGCTGGTCCGCCGGATGCACCACGGCGGCGACTTCGTCATCGACCCGCTGCCCAACCTGCTGTTCACCCGGGACTCGTCGTTCTGGATCGGCCCCCGTGTCGCCATCACGTCGCTGGCGCTGCCCGCCCGAGTCCGCGAAACGTCCCTCACCGACATCATCTACGCCCACCACCCGCGTTTCCGCGGGGCCCGGCGCGCCTACGAATCCCACACGGCCCCCGTCGAGGGCGGTGACGTCCTGCTCCTCGCACCCGGCGTCGTCGCCGTCGGAGTGGGCGAGCGCACCACCCCCGCCGGCGCCGAGGCGTTGGCGCGCAGCGTCTTCGAGGACGAACTCGCGCACACGGTGCTGGTGGTGCCCATCGCGCAGGCCCGGGCGTCCATGCACCTCGACACCGTGTGCACGATGGTCGATCACGACGCCGTCGTGATGTACCCGGTCATCCAGGACACGCTGTCGGCGTTCACGATTCACCGCGAGGACAAGGGCGTGTCGATCCGCGGAGCCGATCCGTTCCTCGACGCCGCCGCCGAGGCCATGGGCATCGGCAAACTGCGCGTCATCGACACCGGACTCGACAACGTCACCGCAGAGCGCGAACAGTGGGACGACGGAAACAACACACTCGCGCTCGCACCCGGCGTCGTCGTGGCGTACGAACGGAACGTGGAGACCAACGCCCGGCTCGAGGCGTCGGGCATCGAAGTGTTGCGCATCGCGGGTTCCGAACTCGGCTCCGGCCGCGGCGGTCCCCGCTGCATGTCCTGTCCGGTGGCGCGGGACCCGCTGTAG
- a CDS encoding FABP family protein yields the protein MDENSTLSPAHSDATASSSADAPLLPFVPDALAPFAGHWRGEGEGAYPTIDDFAYTEEIEFDPTGKPFLAYRSRTWELGSGRPLHTESGYLRLVAEDEAELLVAQPTGFAEIHRGQIREGIIELSMASLGASPDAKPVHSIRRQFSVRGGDLTYDLWMAHDLTPLTHHLHGHLRRD from the coding sequence ATGGACGAGAACTCGACTCTCTCGCCGGCGCACTCGGACGCGACGGCGAGTTCTTCTGCGGACGCACCGCTACTCCCCTTCGTACCGGACGCCCTGGCCCCGTTCGCCGGTCACTGGCGCGGCGAGGGCGAGGGCGCCTACCCGACGATCGACGATTTCGCGTACACGGAGGAAATCGAATTCGACCCGACCGGTAAACCGTTCCTGGCGTACCGGTCTCGGACGTGGGAGCTCGGCAGCGGCCGGCCGCTGCACACGGAGTCCGGCTATCTGCGGCTCGTGGCCGAGGACGAGGCGGAACTGCTCGTCGCCCAGCCCACGGGTTTCGCGGAGATCCACCGCGGTCAGATCCGGGAGGGAATCATCGAGCTGTCGATGGCGTCGCTGGGTGCGTCGCCGGACGCCAAACCGGTGCACAGCATCCGGCGACAGTTTTCGGTGCGCGGCGGCGACCTCACCTACGACCTGTGGATGGCGCACGACCTGACGCCGCTCACCCACCACCTCCACGGACATCTCCGCCGCGACTGA
- the soxR gene encoding redox-sensitive transcriptional activator SoxR, translated as MEMPEWRAKELTPGQLSERSGVAVSALHFYEREGLITSRRTSGNQRRYRRDTLRRVAFIRIAQRVGIPLAEIRDALATLPEGRTPNRKDWEKLSTRWHADLDQRIEQLIRLRDNLTGCIGCGCLSLGSCAIVNSHDRLGTAGPGARTLDVALDSPAPGS; from the coding sequence GTGGAGATGCCCGAGTGGAGAGCGAAGGAACTGACGCCCGGGCAGCTGTCGGAGCGCAGCGGCGTGGCGGTGTCGGCGTTGCACTTCTACGAGCGCGAGGGGCTGATCACCAGCAGGCGGACGTCCGGCAACCAGCGGCGCTACCGGAGGGACACCCTGCGGCGGGTGGCGTTCATCCGCATCGCCCAGCGCGTCGGGATTCCGCTCGCCGAGATCCGGGACGCTCTCGCGACCCTGCCTGAGGGCCGTACCCCGAACCGCAAGGACTGGGAGAAGCTCTCGACGCGGTGGCACGCGGATCTGGATCAGCGGATCGAGCAGTTGATCCGGCTCCGCGACAACCTGACCGGCTGCATCGGCTGCGGGTGTCTGTCGCTGGGCAGTTGCGCGATCGTCAACTCCCACGACCGGCTCGGGACGGCGGGGCCGGGTGCCCGCACGTTGGACGTCGCACTCGACAGCCCGGCGCCGGGCTCGTGA
- a CDS encoding DUF2505 domain-containing protein yields MAKSFDYSEEVAYPIDRVHAAVTDPAFWQHRFEEAPDKLTLDDSRGPGTLTATMRDTIGASSLPGLVRKVVTGELKVERADAWGALDGDRADGRITGSSTGIPVQIEGTSVLRASGDVTVLGLAGSVQVKIPLVGGQIESLIRKLVGDMVGQDRDAIEKWLGDS; encoded by the coding sequence ATGGCGAAAAGCTTCGACTACTCCGAAGAGGTCGCGTACCCGATCGACCGGGTGCACGCGGCAGTGACGGATCCGGCGTTCTGGCAGCACCGGTTCGAAGAGGCGCCGGACAAACTCACCCTCGACGACAGCCGCGGCCCCGGCACGCTCACGGCGACGATGCGCGACACCATCGGCGCGTCCTCCCTCCCCGGGCTGGTGCGCAAGGTCGTCACGGGCGAACTGAAGGTCGAGCGTGCCGACGCATGGGGTGCCCTCGACGGCGACCGTGCCGACGGCAGGATCACCGGCAGCTCCACCGGCATCCCGGTGCAGATCGAGGGCACGTCGGTGCTCCGTGCCTCCGGCGACGTCACCGTGCTGGGACTCGCCGGATCGGTGCAGGTCAAGATTCCGCTGGTCGGGGGACAGATCGAATCCCTGATCAGGAAGCTCGTCGGCGACATGGTCGGGCAGGACCGCGACGCGATCGAGAAGTGGCTCGGCGACAGCTGA
- a CDS encoding wax ester/triacylglycerol synthase domain-containing protein produces MADGEPLIPPSAVDVDFSDVAWGADRTMSDFETGMWRMEEVQPKLRSPIVAVDVLDKPPDWERLVRAHEWASHMVPRIRMRVVEPTLRLGNPMWSVDPEFDLDYHLSRVRLPEPATFDHALRMCRHMATEPFDRARPPWSAMLIEGLEDGRAVYVVKTHHSITDGLGGIQLMTLLHSRRPEPSPDKPDRPAPLPEQMSGGGALFEQALDNVRSAPGRIGGLIRGAVRTARTVVTDPVGSVAEVAGYANSIRRVVTPPPTTGSDLLRDRGLGRWFGVLEVSVDELRSAAHVAGGSLNDAYVAALLGGFRRYHESFGHDLETIPVGMPVSMRSASDPTGGNRFAAARFAGPVGERDPVARIKKVRAIILGLRQEPALGLLDSAAPILVRIPTVVLANWYLSQSTGLDLQASNVAGVPVPVYLAGARIERMFPFGPAPGCAVMATLVSHVGTCCIGVNLDTAAVTAPARFMVCLQESLDEIVELGRE; encoded by the coding sequence ATGGCCGACGGCGAACCTCTGATTCCACCGAGTGCCGTCGACGTGGACTTCTCCGACGTCGCCTGGGGAGCGGACCGCACGATGTCCGATTTCGAGACGGGGATGTGGCGGATGGAGGAGGTGCAGCCGAAGCTGCGCTCGCCGATCGTCGCGGTCGACGTCCTCGACAAACCACCGGACTGGGAGCGGCTGGTGCGCGCCCACGAATGGGCGTCGCACATGGTGCCGCGCATCCGGATGCGGGTGGTGGAACCGACTTTGCGGCTCGGCAATCCGATGTGGTCGGTCGACCCCGAGTTCGATCTCGACTATCACCTGTCGCGGGTGCGACTGCCGGAGCCGGCGACGTTCGACCACGCGCTGCGGATGTGCAGGCACATGGCCACCGAGCCGTTCGACCGCGCCCGGCCGCCGTGGAGCGCGATGCTCATCGAGGGGCTCGAGGACGGCCGCGCGGTATACGTGGTGAAGACGCACCACAGCATCACGGACGGTCTCGGCGGCATCCAGTTGATGACGCTGCTGCACAGCAGGCGCCCCGAACCGTCACCGGACAAACCGGATCGGCCCGCGCCGCTGCCGGAACAGATGTCGGGCGGGGGCGCCTTGTTCGAGCAGGCCCTCGACAACGTGCGCAGCGCCCCGGGCCGGATCGGGGGCCTGATCCGCGGCGCCGTGCGCACCGCGCGGACCGTCGTCACCGACCCGGTGGGCAGTGTCGCGGAGGTCGCCGGGTACGCGAATTCGATCCGGCGAGTCGTGACCCCTCCCCCGACGACGGGTTCGGATCTGCTCCGCGACCGCGGGCTGGGACGCTGGTTCGGGGTGCTCGAGGTGAGTGTCGACGAACTGCGTTCCGCCGCTCACGTCGCCGGCGGATCGCTGAACGACGCATACGTGGCGGCCCTGCTGGGCGGTTTCCGCCGCTACCACGAATCGTTCGGGCACGACCTCGAGACGATCCCGGTGGGGATGCCGGTGAGCATGCGGTCGGCGTCGGATCCGACCGGGGGCAACCGATTCGCGGCGGCCCGGTTCGCGGGACCTGTCGGTGAACGCGACCCGGTCGCGCGGATCAAGAAGGTCCGCGCGATCATTCTCGGCCTGCGTCAGGAACCCGCGCTCGGGCTGCTGGACTCGGCGGCCCCGATCCTGGTCCGGATTCCGACGGTGGTGCTGGCCAACTGGTACCTCTCGCAGTCGACGGGCCTCGATCTGCAGGCCAGCAACGTCGCGGGGGTCCCGGTGCCCGTGTATCTGGCCGGTGCCCGGATCGAGCGGATGTTCCCGTTCGGGCCCGCCCCCGGCTGCGCTGTGATGGCGACCCTGGTCTCCCACGTCGGCACGTGCTGCATCGGTGTCAATCTCGACACCGCCGCGGTCACCGCGCCGGCGCGGTTCATGGTGTGCCTGCAGGAGAGTCTCGACGAGATCGTCGAACTGGGCCGTGAGTGA